From the genome of Clavelina lepadiformis chromosome 2, kaClaLepa1.1, whole genome shotgun sequence:
CTGCAACATTTATGGTACTTATGAGaaaaacactagaattttcaTCCAATACCAAACaaattctaaaaatattttacaatgcaaatagtaTACCTGCAAGATACATAACTGCAACTGCAACGATCTGAGGTTCCCACTGCAAACATAATGAAGTACATAAACTATCATTAATAAAAGTCCATGCCATTTGAACTagcttttcaatttttgaCCTCTCCCctatgaaaacaaaagaaacaaaagaacatatttaacaataaaataagTCGTTGTAAACAATAGAAGGCCTAGTAATGTTCAAAATGTTGTTAACCAATATGCAAATGCAATCCTAATCATATAAATCTTACAAACAATAAAGCATAAATTCACATCATTGCAGTTCTGCAAAATTTCGGATACTTCTGTGCTGATAAAGACATACAATGCTGTATCAGAAACCATGACGTACTTTGGTTTTTATATATGTGCAACACATAAACACCAAAACTTGGTATGCCATCTTGGTAAAAGAAATGATATCATAGCACACCCTGATAATGGGAAATAATGACAAACATAACTGTGCCATTGCGATGTTTTGTTTTACCCATAACACctaaatttaaaagttgtaaattttcacATGTGGTTTTTCACTTTGCAATGCAAAATGCTTTTTACAGGAATTAATATGgttgtttcttgttttcatAACATAAAGTACTTGAAATTGGATTTGCATCACTGGAAATAAGTTTTCCCTTAATGATGCATAAGTAGTCAGTGAGATGAAATGGTAGTAAAGATTTAGTATGTTCAAATACAGAAGTTGCAGTATATTCAGTTTCTGGATGAAAGAACTCAGGTTTGCTTGCTTCACAACACATTTGAAGTATAATCTACTTCAGATAGCATCTGTAAAATCTTCAGTGGTTACATTTTCTAACTTACcatattttacggaccataaggcacacccgattataaggcgcactgtcaataaattgctttgattagttttttgttcatacataaggcgATTATAAGGAGTATGGGTTACCGTATAAAGCTCATTAAAATATGTTGCGCGCATGCGCATTatgatccatacattaggcgcaccggcttataaggcacacgatcaatttatgaggaaaaaaaaggatttaaattgcgccttatggtccgtaaaatacggtagtTGTGAGAGTCGTGGGATTGGTTCCTAATCGGGCCAAATCACTTACACTGTTGCCAACAGCCAGCCATCACTACAACAATGCTGTTTGGCAGCACAGTTTTAGCTGACATAAAGCAAGGGAGATcaacaactttaaaacttgcATGCAAGGTTATATTAAGAAAGCTGATGGGTTCAATGtcctgaaaatatttaattttgctACATTTCTAAAGTGGTGGTTTTTTTTGCAACCTCACTTCTAGTTTTTCGAATCTCCAACAACATAGTCGGCCCAGTGACCAAGTGGTTAGAGCATTGGTCTGTTAATAATGGGACCCAAAGTTCCGTGTTCAATACGCAGTGGAATCACCTCTGTAATATGGCAAGGCATTCACATTGGCTTGATGCAGTTCAGTGGACCAGgcaaacagttttaaattcaaggaatacaatataaaaaaaatgaaaaaaaaatcattttgagtaatcggaacttgcacaaataTAAGCTTAGTAACTAGGCTTGAGCGATAAGAAATCATCACAGGGTTcaagttgtgcaaagactttcctcagtccgaggataaagattacaATCGTAACACACTATATTTGTCAATATTCTTAACCACATCAAATGAGTAGAGGTTTGGGTTGGGATTTATATTCTGAAAAAGAAGTTGTCGTGGTTGTTCCCTTTTGAAGATCATGAAGTTTCATAAATTTCTAACACCACTTACGGTAACATAAATATCTTTTTCTAAAACTTTGTTCTGCAATAGCCAGAAGCatacaaaaaatgttacaTGTCCAAGAGGACTTTATTTGTTTGAACTGCTTTTTTATAGAAGCTCAAGATTCTAGTGAAATTGGTATATACTCTTAATGATCTCGTTCACATTTTCTTCTGTTTATACCTGACAACAAAACTGTATAAATTCTTCTTCCGAAAAGAAAAACTGTGACAtactttgtctgttattgtatAGTAAAGTACAGCGGACAAGTCATATTTGCGGCATTGTTTTGGTCTTTTCTCaatattcattttgttttgctttaattaatAGTAATATATAGTAATTAATTAAAAGTATTTTGAGTCTTTGCAAAAATGCTCTTCCTTTTGTTGCTGTGATTGCAATTACTGCTTTAccttaattaattatattctTCTAGTTTAATTATCATTTCCCGTTTCAAGATCATCTAGTTCTCCGCAGTTGGAGTTTTTCAAAGTAAGGGTCATGGTGACTGCCaattagggatgggccgatatgaacccaaacccgaatagattcggcgaatatcgcctttatggaagattcgggcgaacacgaataccaaaaATGGTGAACccaaatacaatattacttataaatttactgactttcgtaaaaaatgatgttctagtttcccgacaatactaaactagagtcagcagtacatacaatgaaggtcgctttcctaaagattttgctttttcgatcgtttttaaacactatttttcgaaagaaaacgatttgtttatcgattacgtcattttagaagaaagacttgacaacttttgtaggaaattttaatgtttggttcgaatacgaatagattcgggattcgtgcGTGTCGACTTTCACGATTTAAAGCATTTATGCATTTATGCTTCACCTGTACATATACTGTCATCTGTGACATTGCTATGTTGAAAATGACCATTATCTACTACTAATCACAGATCTATGTAAACGTATGTCATCTAAAACAAGTTTGCTAGCCTACCACTACTGCCACACCTCATTCAAACCTCAGTCATCAATTATGTTGTTTTACAATTGCAATGTCATGATGGCTGCCACCGCCACCTTTGTCATAAAAAGGCCTACTTTGCaatacaattttggcaataactgccTAACCACAACATATTATTACAAAGGCTTTCTCTAGTATAATTATTGGCAACTATTCTTTGATTTAGGATCAACTTGATTTTGGGCTTACTCCAGACTTAAAGTTGGGTAGTATCACGGCTGTAGGTAGCCACAATTTGAAATCATTCATTTTATGTCCTTTTATTTTAGTGTTCCCGAGTTTTCCCATTCCCCTGTGCAATAAAATCAAGGCAACCTCTTTGAAATTACAATATTCTACAATAACCggtttaacattttatgatcCAAtggtaaaaatgttaaaaccaGGGCTTTGATGATTATATGTTTCCTTGTTAACTGTAAGCGATCAAAATGCGGTCAATCAAAGATAATGATGGCCCTTACCAAAAGATAAATTATATTGGAATTGTGTATAAAACGAAATAccttttaatgcttttgcataCTGTAGCATGTATTTGTATGGATGCTCTACAGTTAAGTCAAACTTGATGGTTTGCAGCAgaactttttcaaatgttaATACTTCTTCTTTAGGATCATCACCAAATTGTGCAAATTGACCTTCATTTAGTAAAGACCGAgcaacttttattaaatctctgaaaatacaattttttgctgtttactTAAGTGTTTAAACAAGTCGTAAACATGTACAATGTACATCTACAAATCTACAGCCTATAGCAgacagataataattaatagatgTATTTTATATCCTACAATGAAACttattaaagcaaaaaatgttggCATTCAAACCGAAAATATACATACTTGCATTTCTTAGGTGTTTCTTCAACTTTTCCAGCCAAAAACAGACAACATGTTGCAGTAACGTAACGAGGaaactttttaaatgtatGAAACATGTAGAAACGATGAAAGAATACAATAGCAGTTGCGATCGTATCATGGTGTAATCCAAGCTGTAAAAAATTGTCTTACATAAGTTTCTTATTTATTGTGACTTGTGAGTTAAATGCAACACTagtgtttattattatttacactTTATATCAGTAAATTTTTCAGCACATGGGGGCACAAAGATTTTCAAACTAAACAAGTAGGTCAAAAGTATGTTGAAGGTTGTTCCTCGGTATGGAAAAGGGAAGTATGGTACTGGTTAATACTCGGCATCAAGCATTCAAATTAAGTATATCCTTTATCTTAACTTCTTCCTTTTCTCACTGGCGGCAAGTGTTATTTCAGGTCATagatattttatatatatataagatgAGACAGTTGGACAAACATACAAGCTTACGAAAATTGGTCCTTTTTATTGAAAACCTTTCCtcattaattaatattttgcgGTTTAATATTTATCACCGCATACAATCCCATCTTATCTTATTGAAAGTCACTCCGCTTTGTTGTTGTGCTTGGACCTCAATTGCTATCTTATCGTACTCGTACTTTTGGTACAAGCTCATTACGATCCCTGTGTCAGATAATTTTCATACTATTCATACTTTGTCCTTTATACTGCCAGCTCTTACACAGATAACAAACTAAACTCCAAGCAAACGAGATGCACACTTTCCAAATCTAAACACATTACAGCCATTGATTTCAACTTTCCAAAACAGCAGGGCGTGATGTTATGCTACCTCAGTTAACCTATCTCATACACAAAGACGAGCATGTGAAGacacatttttttgaattggATTTACATACTCTAAGTCTAACAAATTTAAAGccaaaacaacacaaacaacgaaacaacATGGATATCAAGAgccaaaataaataaataaagtagcatggtttaattaaaatgatatTGAATACCTTAAGTATGTTAATACAGTtgaatccggttaattgcattctggataatcgCATAATCCATTTTATCGCATAATCATTTGTCATttatcatttgtaaagataaTACTTCTGTTTATCGCCAGTAAAccgcttaattgaataaaaattaaggtgatttatttgattattcaaaagtttttaaaagataaaattgaaaacaactcGCACTGGGAGAGCACACGCAATGCGTAAGCCTTGCGACTTGTACCgcgctttgttacaaaacaatcaaacagaCAATGCCaaatttaagcattaacacgtggctgtcaatacacagacattaacattcgcactgttttagtttcatttaagcgttgcGTAAAGAAAGTGTTAAAGCGTTGCGTTaagatgatgccgtaatatgtgaagaagtttaatgaaacaaacaagttgaaaaagacgacaTCAACAAAAAAAGCTTTGCTGACGCAATCGCTGCGACTACaccaaaaattaaagaaattctGCATGCATTTGATACAATTCACCAACGattacagtttgaaggggcggacatggccacatttgttcatttagaaacacaaatgcaacaaagcataaaaaataaaattaaacaaacaacaatcgcgcaaaatttttttttgattaaacaataaatgttaGAGTGTTTTGCACGTTTGAATGAATGGATGATCGCAATACACAATAAATgttagtgttttgcgtgttgacGTTTTTACACGTGACCAGCTTCACACTTCAAATAAGACAATAGGTGGACTTTGTACTTTcgcataaacgcataattcgtttaatcgcataaaaaggcttggcaaaatgactatgcaattaaccggatttgactgtattaatatttatgcatATTAGAACGTCTATCGTTAACAATTGACCAAGTGTTATACATTTTCTGCTGCTAGGTATGTTTTCGACCGCTTTCACGGACCACTCGAAACCAACAAACGTTGCGCAATGCAGCTTGATTGTATTGTTCATGCGAGATCAAAAAGTCATCTCCGATCAGGGCTTAAAGTCACAAACAAACTTGTAAAatgaattaataaaatataataaaaactgCAACAGCAGAGCGAAGTAACCAAATTAAGACAGGTCCTTCCTCTCTGAACCCAAGCAAGTTGAATCTCCAAAGGCACCCTTCCTTTTTCTCTGGACTTATCACGCGTGAAATAAATGCAGCACACCAATCGGAAAAAGACAAATGGTTAATTCAACCATATCGTGATACTGAGgtgttaaacaaaattaaataacaaaGTGGGCAAAAGAAATCAGTGTGATATAACCAAAGTAACactaacaaaataaacaaagtgtGTGAATACACAGGCGAAAGCAAGAAACAATTGtgcaataaattattttaccaTGTGAGGATCAAATATACTGCATCGAGTCAACaaaggaaaacaaaatactCTATTGAACTTACTACTGGAATAAAGACTTAAACAAAAGTAATTTCTTAAATTAGCTAATTCAAATGAAACAGCGCAAATCGagtaaaaagtgtttaaaCAGATTGATCGTAGTCAGGGTAAAATCATGTCTGTCTGTCAGTCATTTGGGACAATCATTGATTGGTTCAATATCCAATTCGGGAACTGCGTCCATTATTGCCTTATTCTCACTAATAGTAACAGATAGATTGTAGCCCCTGCAAATTTGATCTCAGAATCCAAACATGACACTTTAGCAGACTTGACACGTCCTGGACAGGAGCGTCGTTACCTTCCTGAGTTTCAACAGATTCCTCTATTCCATACACGTCTTCAGAAACTTTCTTCAAACGATTTTAGTTGACCGTTTGCTTTTTCCCGTGATCATCTTCAATTTGGTAATTGACTAGGCCAACTATCGTCACTACTTTATATGGCTCTTTATACAATAAATGAAATTTCCGACATTGTTCGACAGGAACAGCAGGGTTGTTCAGGAGGACATGGTTTCCGACTGAGATCTCTTTGCCATCTCATTGCCTGTTGTGTTTTCTCTTCATCTTTGCTCGTTGTTCAGCGAGAAGTTGGTCTGTCAAAAGCAAACGGTCGTGCAGAGcataattttcatttacaaGCGAAGGTTAAACTGCATCATTCTTCCTTTGGAGATCTGCTGGTAGCCTCAGCGTCCGACTGGTGAGGAGATAATTAGACGAAACTCCAGTACTTTCATGCGCACTTGCGTTTTTAAGCTGCAGCCACAACCGACAGTACCTGAGCCCAATTGCATTCATCTTTTTGTATGTATTTAAGAAGCATCCCAATTATAGTACATTTGCTCCTTTCTACACCGCTGTTTCCACTGGGATGATACAGGCTTGATCTCGTCTTATTTGCTCCCATGAGAACGAGAAACTCTTTGAAGAGATTGCTTTCAAAATTTCTTCCTTGATCGGAATGCACTGTTTCTGGTACTCTGTGTACCAAAAACCAGGGTGAAATAATAGACTGGCAGTTTCTTTGGCAGACTGGTGGCGTATCAGCCAAGCTCGGACATATTTTGTGTAAACATCACATGCGATGATTGAGACATCGGTAGTGGCCCGAGGACGTCGATTTCTATTCGCTCAAGGGGCCGGCATTCGCTTGATGGAACCAGCAACGCTCTAGAGGACTTGGATGGCTTCTTATTAAACTCGCAGTCGGGGCAACAACGACAGTATTCTTCAACTTCTCTTCGCCACTTCgccaaataaaaacaatagtaGGTTTTGGAAAGAGTCTTGGCGATGCTCAAATGTCCACCTCCAACATGTTTGTCATGAAGGTTTGGGAGCACTTTTAGTCGGTGTTAGGTAGGCAAAACAAGCCTGTAAACAATTCCCCAAGTTGCGTGGGGTAATTTACCTAATTTATTGAATGAAGAAGATGTTTAAGAGACTTTTCAACTGCTGAAATGAATTCCCTGAcccaaaaatggtaaaaacaacagttgttttgttattctaccttcagaaataGAGAAATTGAAGAAAATCACTATGCGTGACCAGTGCTCACCAACCTAATATCTCTCAAGTGGTGGAAATTTCAAATCGCAATAACTCGAGAATGGCTTGagatgtttaaaaaaaatttttaatttcatattttttgaaGCTCTACAACAAATCTTCAAACCATGAAAATCTATGACTAGTGGTTACAGAGCCTGGTTGATTAtatacatggaatgactcTTAATTGGTTTCTGTTGACATACTCATGGAGGAATTCTGCAACAGGCTTTGAGTTGCAACCAAAACTAGTTGAAGATCCATTTTCAATCAATCCAGATGAATTACCCTCAGACGTACAAGCATCACTcatatgtaaaaaaaaaacagaaaaagtacTTTCCAGgatttttatcaatttcttAGCAAAGAAGAGTTAACTCTTCCTTCGTTGTTTGGCAAAACAAATGTTCAGCATTTTTGGGAACAAACTTTCTCTGAAacaaactgaaacaaaaataaacagcGTTCATCGTTTACTGACAAACATTTGCAAATATCCTTAACATATCCAGTTCCAGCAAGGCATCTGATTTTGAAGAGCTGGTTGCAAACAAACGATGCAACATCTCTCATCAATTCAATGTTGGTATAACTCACGTGTTTTGTCGATCAAAAGAACATTCTCGTCtaactttttaatttgtgttaaCTCTGTGCAGTACGTTGTTGTAATTAATGAACAATAGCAGAATTATTCAAGTTTTGCATCTAAAAAAGTCGAAAGAACGCAGTAATTAAGAATTAGTTTCGAGAAAACCGCGTAacataatacaaaaattttttataaaagtttgcaaaactaCATTTGGGCgaaattatcacaaaatttctTCCTTGTACTTGCATTTTGAGCTTGATGCATAATATAAAAATCTTTTGCATGCAACTGAAATTGGCCCGAATTGACTATTTGTTGCTTTTGGTGGCCCTTTTGTAATTTGCGTTGGTCTGTGTGGTCCatattgtaataaaaaaacattcttTCAGTGTTATGAAATGATTCCACCTATGGTGTACGGCCCATTTTTTTAGTAAACacatttgtaatttttcaaattacttGAAGACAAGCACGCCAGATGCTGTATGGAACAGAAAAAGAACATAAGTAATATATTTATTGAGGTATAAACCATACATCTTTAAAAAACCTGTCTAAAAAAAGAGAGAGTTATTCACTGGAAGTACCTAGAGTCCTAGACaactcttttttcttttcgtaTATGACATGTCGTCGCAAAAAAATGAGtacttatttaaaaacagaacTGGGTAGGTTAGGTAACAGGGTCACACAAGCTCTTCGATGATAAACTGAGCGCCGCTTCCAATCACGCTCTGAAAGATTTAAGGCTCACTAGCTTTTGAACTTGTCTCTAATCACGTggaaagactttcctcagtctacggataaagattaattatcataccataccataccaAACAGCAAACACACATACCCTTGTGCCCATGTCAAATATGAACCTGGGACCCTCTCGTCGATAGCGTCCTTCAGTTTCACTGCTAATTCCATCACAGAATGAAGGTGTTTTTTTAAGATCTGCTTTTTCATAATACCAGCACGGCATATTTTGACTAGGCTTCATTTTCTTAGGAAAATTTTATATTCAAAATTAACTTCTTATCATCAGTTGAATATCCCTTTGAAAATCATACACATTGTGTATaagtaattaatttttcaaaaaatcgtATTAGTTTATAACATACATGGTCAAATGTCCTAAATTGGGCGCACACAGATTTGTCCCAAGTTATGCGCACAGgtcattataaaaaaaacaataaaataaattatgatcTTTTATGTCCTTTTGTTGACCTATCTTTTATCTAACCTTATGCTAAAGATAAGCTCATTGCATATGGTCTGACCTTCTCATCTGAACGTTTTTTGTCAGGCTATTGATTTTAGGCCAATAACATGTTTCGTATTGGCTGTCTGAACTTTGTTGTGGCACATTTTTTGCTGGTAAttcgaaaaagtttttatttcatttactaATAGAGGGTCTTAGTCTTCCATcacaagtaaaacatttttaaatattccGCAGCGTCAGAAACAGTAATGTGCATTTGAATTTGATAAGCATTTTGCGGTTTGCACATTAATAAAACGCAGGTCACCTGAGTGGTCTTGAGACGACTCTTAGCGTGACTGAAGTTTTTCccttttttgtttgatgtctttcaaaatttaaatctttattttatttgttaaatatgtttcataaagCAGTTTATTTCTACCCATGTCCACTGCAAATACCTAAGAAAGTGTACTTACTAAACTAGGAAATAGGATAGCAAAGCCTTTAACACAAGAACGACCGCGCTTTGAAACTACCTAGAACGACCAAGTGCGTTTATTGACTCATAATACAGATAAAACACAAATCGTTCTTTTATTTAGTGAGAAAAACATCCTTCAAGTACAGCCTTCTCTGTCTTTTCTCCTTCTAAATGTCCACTGCTCGCGAGCACATGCTACTTTCGAATAAACTCGCTGACTGATCCTGAATTTCTACAGTGAATTAGGACGAAATACAGAAATTATAGTGTGACCTCACCATGCTCAAGTATACCTCAGACAATCctgattaattatcatttgTTGATTATTTATCGGTGTTCCATTTTATCACATTCTAATGATTCTGCAGACTGGaatgaaatgtgaaattttaagCTTTACGCATCAAATTGACGCACTTGGCCGTTCTAGGTAGATAAATGCTTAAATTCACTGTTTTAATCGTAAAACCTCCAAAAGTCAGAAAAACTGAGCGttgtaagaaacaaataattgTCAAGTAGTTTTCGCAGTAAAAGATGATGCTCGGTGGTGATACAAGAAACTAAATACTtgaaatgcgtcaattgacaaGCTTGgtcgttctagtgttaacGATTTTAAGCCTGAAAAGTGGGTTGTTACTTTCGAATTGTGGATGAAAACCTACATTGTACTTATCGCTAAAAGGCACAATTCTACTGCTGGCATTAAAGCGCTTATTGCcttataacttcaaaattacTCAGCCTTAtcattttcactttcaaagTGGTGACTAATAAAAGCTCTCTCGATTGGAATGTGAAAGATGATATCATAATCGTGATGAccgcaaaaagagaaaagttATTGGAGTATCGTTACGGCTTAATCGAGGTTAGGGGAGGAACTTAGTCTAGCCTTGCAGTTTcagaaattaatttaaattaaacaattaattaattaattaattaattaaacaattttcaaaatgtagGGTGGAAAATGCTGGTATTATAACAAATGGTAGTTTCAGGTGTTTGGGGATTACCCAATTCAGAAGCTTACTTCGGGAAACAATTTTTCTCCAGCAACAAACTGCAGGGATGGATTTTTACGATCATCTTTAGCAAGCATATTTAGCAATCATGAAGTATCCGAATACCTTGTGCACAAGATGTGATGTGATTGTGTACAAGATGAGATTTACACAACAATTTTGGGCACTAAAACCAGGGGAGTTATGTGACATATACAAAGCTTTGAGCCAAAATGTCAAAAAGCATGTAaccttttcaaaatatattaatCATTCCCACCTATCTAAATTCcatttcaaataaatcaaTTGCACAAGACCATAGCTGCCGGGGTTGCAAGGTGGCTATGCCAACCCATAACAGCTTTTACAGGGGGGATGGCCATCCCGTCATCCAAATAATCATCCGAGTAAAAATAATCTTCATAATTGATGATactaattaacaaaaaaacacaatttgaatctatgtttttgtgtttttaaagcAGTAGTGTTCACCACAAGACAACACGTAACTTAGTTAAGGTGATGCTTTAAACATGTAAGCTTAGTTAAGGTGATACATGTAAACCGTACGTTTTGCCAAAGAACAATCGTTTTTTCACACTGATTTCATAACAGCATTAACATGGAAAACTTTCCTGATAGAACCGTAACCATTCATTTTTGGTATTCCAAGACGAATTGTACACATTACAATTTAcatttaaagtgaggggcaagtccaataACAAGTTGATCTCATACTTACTGAATATTCTGGTGAAgtagttttgaaaacaattcttGGATAgataacactggtctacacaaaatttcaggtttgggttttgacaactcattttagctaattttggggcgctgaatccgaaaatgaactcagattttttctatcacatcacgtttttgagatatgaaatatccctaatttttgaaaaaaatcaatttttgcccCCCCCCTCTGTTGTCAAAACAAGGAATTCTGATGcaataaacactgttttacctgcaataatctagctttaattagcaaacaagcattctatattatattcacacaaatttgcgttgtctttattaaaatttcatgttttggaataaaaaataggcatACAAAAGAGCAAccataataacatcaaacgcTACATTATGCTGACGAACCTGTCGATAGGACAGTGACAAGGTATTATCTgaattatagcctacagttcACACAATATGCACATAGACAACGGAGTGCAGAAATTCTGAAGACACACACAGAAATAGCAAAGTgccaaaataaagattgacTCAAAGGGACTTGGGCAGGGCGAGTTCAGAAACAGTGAACAAAAgagctttcataaaatatgaactCTTCACTTATAAGCTTAAAAATGCTCTTTTGAGGGACTTTCTTTTATGAGCAGCATCTGGAATTTCTCTTTTCAAACTCCAGCAATAGTCGGCCATCATATGACAATCCCACCGACCTTGATAACGTTCctccataattttaatatcctGGTGGAAACGTTCACCCTGTTCTTCACTAACTTTCCCAAGGTTTTCTGGAAACTCATCCGCATGGCTCTTCAAGTAGTGAACTTTG
Proteins encoded in this window:
- the LOC143445149 gene encoding cyclin-K-like isoform X2 codes for the protein MKPSQNMPCWYYEKADLKKTPSFCDGISSETEGRYRREGPRFIFDMGTRLGLHHDTIATAIVFFHRFYMFHTFKKFPRYVTATCCLFLAGKVEETPKKCKDLIKVARSLLNEGQFAQFGDDPKEEVLTFEKVLLQTIKFDLTVEHPYKYMLQYAKALKGERSKIEKLVQMAWTFINDSLCTSLCLQWEPQIVAVAVMYLAGRLCKFEPQDWAYNRGRWWEQFIDDISMDLLEDICHQVLDQYSQQKGNKGTVSSKVKRERPKTPGDVDKSAEPQAKSSRSEIHKPTTKTAAKKQHLSRTPAVNSKNAQFAQRRTSSNTDVVAMDTVDITDRGAIEQGNDPYQSNKTAK